From a single Bacillus pumilus genomic region:
- a CDS encoding enoyl-CoA hydratase produces the protein MEKILSLHHERHTALITIQHPPANALSSQLLTELNDMIDHLEQNEEVRAIVIHGEGRFFSAGADIKEFTTLQKKSDYASLADRGQQVFERIEQCPKPVIASIHGAALGGGLELAMSCDIRIATKDAKLGLPELNLGIIPGFGGTQRLPRYVGTAKALEMMGTAEPITGEEAFACGLVSKLAETEEEALEAAKTLANKFATKSPKSLEYVLDLLNATKLYSYDGGMKLEAKKFGAVFQSNDAKEGIQAFIEKRKPNFKGE, from the coding sequence ATGGAAAAAATACTTAGCTTACATCATGAACGGCATACAGCACTTATCACGATTCAGCATCCACCAGCAAATGCCTTATCTTCTCAGCTGCTCACTGAGCTTAATGACATGATTGACCATCTCGAACAGAATGAAGAAGTAAGAGCGATTGTGATCCACGGAGAAGGCAGATTCTTTTCTGCAGGTGCTGATATTAAGGAATTTACGACGTTACAGAAAAAGTCTGATTATGCAAGTCTTGCAGACAGAGGACAGCAAGTCTTTGAACGGATTGAGCAATGTCCAAAACCAGTCATTGCCTCAATTCACGGAGCCGCTTTAGGAGGGGGTCTTGAGCTTGCCATGTCTTGTGATATCCGAATCGCAACAAAAGATGCAAAGCTTGGACTGCCGGAACTAAACCTCGGTATCATTCCAGGTTTCGGCGGTACGCAGCGCCTGCCGCGCTATGTGGGTACTGCTAAAGCGCTGGAAATGATGGGGACAGCTGAACCAATTACAGGTGAAGAAGCATTCGCCTGCGGACTTGTGTCAAAGCTGGCAGAAACAGAAGAAGAGGCGCTTGAAGCAGCAAAAACACTTGCGAATAAATTTGCAACGAAAAGCCCAAAATCACTCGAGTATGTGCTGGATTTATTAAACGCAACAAAATTGTATTCATATGATGGCGGAATGAAGCTAGAAGCTAAAAAGTTTGGTGCGGTTTTCCAATCGAATGATGCCAAAGAAGGCATCCAAGCCTTTATCGAAAAGCGCAAACCGAATTTTAAAGGGGAATAA
- a CDS encoding electron transfer flavoprotein subunit beta/FixA family protein, protein MNIFVLMKRTFDTEEKISIQSGAIQEDGAEFIINPYDEYAIEEAIQLRDEHGGEVTVVTVGSEDAEKQLRTALAMGCDQAVLLNVEDDLEEWDQYSVSTILHHYLKDKDASLILAGNVAIDGGSGQVAPRLAELLGFAYVTTITSIQIDGDTASIERDAEGDVEVISAELPLVVTAQQGLNEPRYPSLPGIMKAKKKPLEELELDDLDLDEDDVPYKIKTIERFLPEKKEGGKVLSGELHDQVKELTDLLRSEAKVI, encoded by the coding sequence ATGAATATATTTGTTTTGATGAAGCGTACGTTTGACACAGAAGAGAAAATTTCCATTCAGTCTGGTGCAATTCAAGAAGATGGAGCAGAGTTCATTATTAATCCTTATGACGAGTATGCGATAGAAGAAGCCATCCAGCTTCGCGATGAGCACGGGGGAGAAGTGACCGTTGTGACAGTTGGTAGTGAGGATGCAGAGAAACAGCTGAGGACAGCGCTTGCTATGGGCTGTGATCAAGCCGTTTTATTAAATGTGGAAGACGACTTAGAAGAGTGGGATCAATATTCAGTTTCTACTATTCTTCACCACTATTTAAAAGACAAAGATGCGTCCTTAATCTTAGCAGGGAATGTGGCGATTGACGGAGGATCTGGACAGGTTGCCCCCCGTCTTGCTGAATTACTTGGTTTTGCATATGTCACAACGATTACTAGTATTCAAATTGACGGCGACACCGCTTCAATTGAGCGAGATGCAGAGGGTGACGTGGAAGTGATTTCTGCCGAGCTCCCGCTTGTCGTCACAGCTCAGCAAGGTCTCAATGAGCCTCGCTATCCATCATTACCAGGCATTATGAAGGCAAAGAAAAAGCCTTTAGAAGAACTGGAGCTTGATGATTTAGATCTTGATGAAGACGATGTGCCATATAAAATCAAAACAATCGAACGTTTCTTACCGGAGAAAAAAGAAGGTGGCAAAGTGCTCAGCGGTGAGCTTCACGATCAAGTCAAAGAACTGACGGATCTATTAAGAAGCGAAGCAAAAGTCATCTAA
- a CDS encoding alpha-N-arabinofuranosidase codes for MKGTVKVNDVIGRISKHIYGHFQEHLGRGIYDGIWVGKDSSIDHIEGIRTDVLKALQALHIPVLRWPGGCFADEYHWANGVGDLSERKPMVNTHWGGTVESNAFGTHEFMKLCELLDCEPYICGNVGSGSVQELAEWIEYITFPKGTPMSEWRIQNGKQEPWNLTYVGVGNESWGCGGNMTPEYYADLYKRYQTYVREFTSQTIYKIACGANSNDVNWTKVLMERAAPWMDGLSLHYYTVPGTWEKKGSATEFDEDEWFVTLKKASEMERLVVDHGEIMDRYDPDKRIGMIIDEWGTWYDPEPGTNPGFLYQQNTLRDALVCALHFHIFHRHCQRIHMANIAQTVNVLQAMVLTKEEKMILTPTYHVFHMFQVHQEEEALEVEFVSTPYERKGEQIPRVSVSASRSSDKMHISFCHLHPQEQSKVSLAVEGVDAQTKVTGCVLTADRMNAHNTFDDPHAVQPAEFQQFAVKPSELTIDLPPMSVVMMTVDLA; via the coding sequence GTGAAGGGAACAGTAAAAGTCAATGACGTGATCGGACGCATTTCTAAGCACATCTATGGACACTTTCAAGAGCATTTAGGAAGAGGAATTTATGATGGGATTTGGGTAGGAAAAGACTCATCAATTGATCATATTGAAGGGATTCGTACCGATGTGCTAAAAGCCCTTCAAGCATTACATATTCCGGTGCTTAGATGGCCAGGAGGTTGTTTTGCAGACGAGTATCATTGGGCAAATGGTGTGGGAGATCTGAGCGAACGAAAGCCGATGGTGAACACTCATTGGGGCGGGACGGTTGAATCCAATGCATTTGGTACGCATGAATTTATGAAACTGTGTGAGCTGCTTGATTGCGAGCCTTATATTTGCGGAAATGTTGGAAGTGGGTCTGTTCAAGAATTAGCAGAATGGATCGAGTACATCACATTTCCAAAGGGCACACCGATGTCCGAATGGCGCATTCAAAACGGAAAACAAGAGCCTTGGAACTTGACCTATGTCGGTGTAGGGAATGAAAGCTGGGGCTGCGGTGGAAATATGACGCCTGAATACTATGCCGATTTATATAAACGTTATCAAACGTATGTGAGAGAGTTTACGAGTCAGACGATATACAAAATCGCATGTGGCGCGAATTCAAATGACGTGAATTGGACAAAAGTATTGATGGAGCGGGCTGCACCTTGGATGGATGGACTCAGTTTGCATTATTACACTGTCCCTGGTACATGGGAGAAAAAAGGGTCAGCAACTGAATTTGATGAGGATGAATGGTTTGTGACATTGAAAAAAGCCTCTGAGATGGAACGTCTTGTTGTGGACCACGGAGAGATCATGGATCGTTATGACCCAGACAAACGAATCGGGATGATTATTGATGAATGGGGGACATGGTATGACCCAGAGCCAGGGACAAATCCTGGGTTTTTGTATCAGCAAAACACACTAAGAGACGCCCTGGTTTGTGCTTTGCATTTTCATATCTTTCATCGTCACTGCCAGCGGATTCATATGGCGAATATTGCACAGACGGTCAATGTTCTGCAAGCGATGGTGTTAACGAAGGAAGAAAAGATGATTTTGACGCCTACGTATCATGTGTTTCACATGTTTCAAGTGCATCAAGAGGAAGAAGCACTTGAAGTGGAGTTCGTGTCAACACCCTATGAACGTAAAGGAGAACAAATTCCTCGGGTCAGTGTGTCAGCTTCGCGTTCATCAGACAAGATGCACATTAGTTTCTGCCACCTTCATCCGCAGGAACAAAGCAAGGTATCCCTTGCCGTTGAGGGAGTGGATGCTCAAACGAAAGTCACTGGCTGCGTGCTAACAGCGGACCGCATGAATGCGCACAATACATTTGATGATCCTCATGCTGTCCAGCCAGCAGAGTTTCAGCAATTTGCCGTAAAACCCAGTGAGTTGACCATAGATCTGCCGCCAATGTCGGTGGTGATGATGACTGTCGATCTAGCTTGA
- the trxA gene encoding thioredoxin, with translation MAIVKATDATFSQETAEGVVIADFWAPWCGPCKMIAPVLEELDQEMGDKMKIVKIDVDDNQETAGKYGVMSIPTLLVLKDGEVVETSVGFKPKEALAELVNKHL, from the coding sequence ATGGCAATCGTAAAAGCTACTGACGCAACATTTTCACAAGAAACGGCAGAAGGTGTTGTTATTGCAGATTTTTGGGCACCATGGTGTGGACCTTGTAAAATGATTGCTCCAGTTCTTGAAGAACTTGATCAAGAAATGGGCGACAAAATGAAAATTGTAAAAATTGATGTAGATGATAACCAAGAAACTGCTGGTAAATACGGTGTAATGAGTATCCCAACACTTCTTGTTTTAAAAGACGGCGAAGTAGTAGAAACATCTGTTGGTTTCAAACCAAAAGAAGCACTTGCTGAGCTTGTTAACAAACATCTATAA
- a CDS encoding AMP-binding protein: protein MQSDKRWLLHYPNQIPHELTIPNETLQSYLFSSAEAAPEHTAIHFLGKNITYEQLQEDALKLANHLIKIGVKKGDRVAIMLPNCPQSVISYYAVLIAGGIVVQTNPLYTEKELEYQMEDSGAKVLITLDLLYPKAYKMKALTSMEHLIMTKLQDYLPFPKNILFPIVQRRKNKMVIQVEKNDTIHHFSHIMKESPDEQQIPALAFEPKKDVAVLQYTGGTTGLPKGVMLTHENILANTEMCSSWMYKTTRGKERILGIIPFFHVYGMTTVLNLAVKEGHQMILLPRFDVADTLKTIEKQKPTLFPGAPTMYIALLHHPNIETYDLSSITACLSGSAALPVEVKQSFEKLTGGRLVEGYGLSETSPVTHSNFLWGANKTGSIGCPWPNTDAGIYCEETGGLKEPYEHGEIIVKGPQIMKGYWNQPEETAAVLRDGWFFTGDIGYMDEDGFFYIVDRKKDVIIASGYNIYPREVEEALYEHELVQEVVVAGIPDPYRGETVKAFVVPKKDAYLTEDELDRFVRTRIASFKVPRVYEFKESLPKTAVGKILRRVLIEEEKRKHSSSSEIPADQSKT, encoded by the coding sequence ATGCAGTCAGATAAACGTTGGCTTCTGCATTACCCGAATCAAATTCCCCACGAACTCACCATTCCAAATGAAACGTTGCAATCTTACTTATTCAGCTCCGCAGAGGCTGCACCTGAGCATACAGCCATTCATTTTCTAGGAAAGAACATCACCTATGAACAATTACAAGAAGACGCATTGAAACTAGCCAATCATTTGATAAAAATTGGTGTGAAAAAAGGCGACAGAGTAGCGATTATGCTGCCGAACTGTCCTCAATCGGTCATTTCTTATTATGCTGTATTAATAGCAGGTGGTATCGTTGTTCAAACGAACCCACTTTATACGGAGAAAGAACTGGAATATCAAATGGAAGACAGCGGTGCCAAAGTATTGATCACGCTAGATCTGTTGTATCCAAAGGCGTATAAAATGAAAGCGCTGACAAGTATGGAGCACTTAATCATGACCAAACTACAAGATTATTTACCATTCCCGAAAAACATTCTATTCCCTATTGTGCAAAGAAGAAAAAACAAAATGGTCATCCAAGTGGAGAAAAATGACACCATTCATCACTTCTCACACATCATGAAAGAATCGCCAGATGAACAACAAATTCCCGCCCTCGCCTTTGAACCGAAAAAGGATGTTGCTGTTTTGCAATATACAGGCGGAACGACCGGTCTACCAAAAGGCGTCATGCTCACACATGAAAATATTTTAGCCAATACTGAAATGTGTTCTTCCTGGATGTATAAAACGACGAGGGGGAAAGAACGCATCCTTGGCATCATTCCGTTTTTTCATGTATACGGGATGACGACTGTTTTAAATCTTGCTGTCAAAGAAGGGCATCAAATGATTCTTCTTCCGCGCTTTGATGTCGCTGATACACTCAAAACCATAGAAAAGCAGAAACCAACGCTTTTTCCAGGTGCACCAACAATGTATATCGCCTTGCTGCATCATCCGAATATTGAAACGTATGATCTGTCATCCATCACTGCATGTCTAAGCGGTTCAGCGGCACTTCCTGTTGAAGTGAAACAAAGCTTTGAAAAATTAACCGGGGGACGTTTAGTAGAGGGATATGGTCTTTCAGAAACCTCACCGGTCACCCATTCTAACTTTTTATGGGGAGCGAACAAAACGGGCAGCATTGGCTGTCCTTGGCCTAATACAGATGCCGGTATTTATTGCGAGGAAACCGGAGGCCTCAAAGAACCATATGAGCATGGAGAAATCATTGTCAAAGGGCCCCAGATCATGAAAGGATACTGGAATCAGCCAGAGGAGACAGCGGCTGTATTAAGAGATGGCTGGTTTTTCACCGGAGATATTGGGTATATGGATGAGGACGGTTTTTTCTATATCGTCGACCGGAAAAAAGATGTCATCATTGCAAGTGGTTATAATATTTACCCCAGAGAGGTCGAAGAAGCCCTTTATGAGCATGAGCTTGTACAAGAAGTCGTCGTCGCAGGTATCCCAGATCCTTACAGAGGGGAAACAGTGAAAGCATTTGTTGTGCCGAAAAAGGATGCCTACTTAACGGAGGATGAGCTTGATCGCTTCGTCAGAACGAGGATCGCCTCATTTAAAGTACCGCGCGTGTATGAATTTAAAGAGTCACTGCCTAAAACAGCCGTCGGAAAAATTTTACGCAGAGTTTTAATTGAAGAAGAAAAAAGAAAACACTCTTCTTCATCTGAAATACCTGCCGATCAATCTAAAACTTAA
- a CDS encoding YslB family protein encodes MNKFESNLEQLKEIEVNGFAYELIREVLLPDILGQDHSSMMYFAGKLLARKFPQESWEKIPEFFHDAGWGTLTMVHSKKQEIEFELEGPLVSNRLTYQKEPCFQMEAGFIAEQIQLLNEHVAESYEQVKKRADKVILTVKWDLRDPS; translated from the coding sequence ATGAATAAATTCGAATCTAACTTAGAACAGCTAAAAGAAATTGAAGTCAATGGATTTGCCTACGAGCTGATACGCGAAGTTCTGCTGCCTGACATTCTTGGCCAGGATCATTCATCTATGATGTATTTTGCGGGTAAGCTGCTTGCTCGTAAATTTCCTCAAGAGTCATGGGAGAAGATCCCCGAATTTTTCCATGATGCTGGATGGGGGACGCTCACAATGGTCCATTCAAAAAAACAGGAAATTGAGTTTGAGCTCGAAGGTCCACTTGTATCGAATCGACTCACCTATCAAAAGGAGCCATGCTTTCAAATGGAAGCAGGTTTTATTGCTGAGCAAATTCAGCTTCTCAACGAGCACGTAGCTGAATCCTATGAACAAGTAAAAAAGCGTGCTGATAAAGTCATTTTAACCGTTAAATGGGATTTAAGAGACCCTAGCTAA
- the uvrC gene encoding excinuclease ABC subunit UvrC, giving the protein MNKLIKEKLSVLPDQPGCYLMKDRQNTVIYVGKAKVLKNRVRSYFTGSHDAKTQRLVSEIEDFEYIVTSSNIEALILELNLIKKYDPKYNVMLKDDKTYPFIKITNERHPKLIVTRHVKKDKGKYFGPYPNVQAARETKKLLDRLYPLRKCATLPDRVCLYYHLGQCLAPCVYDISEETNKQLVDEITRFLNGGHQQIKKELSEKMQEAAEQLEFERAKELRDQIAYIDSTMEKQKMTMSDLSDRDVFAYAYDKGWMCVQVFFIRQGKLIERDVSLFPMYQDPEEEFLTFMGQFYAKNNHFLPKEILVPDSVDQEMIEQLLETNVLQPKKGKKKDLLLLAHQNAKIALKEKFSLIERDEERSIGAVKQLGDALNIYMPYRIEAFDNSNIQGADPVSAMVVFQDGKPYKKEYRKYKIKTVAGPDDYASMREVIRRRYTRVLKDELPLPDLILIDGGKGQINAAIDVLENELNLSVPVAGLVKDEKHRTSNLMMGDTLEIVALERNSQAFYLLQRIQDEVHRFAISFHRQLRGKNAFQSILDDVPGIGEKRKKQLLKHFGSVKKMKEASIQDFQDAGIPKQTAELLMEALKK; this is encoded by the coding sequence ATGAACAAACTGATCAAAGAAAAGCTATCGGTCTTGCCTGATCAACCAGGCTGCTACCTAATGAAAGATCGACAAAATACAGTCATTTATGTCGGGAAGGCAAAAGTATTAAAAAACAGAGTGCGGTCTTATTTTACTGGATCTCATGACGCCAAAACGCAGCGGCTTGTCAGTGAAATTGAGGACTTTGAATACATTGTCACCTCTTCTAATATCGAGGCACTTATTTTAGAGCTGAATTTAATCAAAAAATACGACCCAAAATACAATGTCATGCTCAAGGATGACAAAACGTATCCTTTTATTAAAATTACGAACGAACGGCATCCTAAGCTGATCGTCACCCGTCATGTGAAAAAGGACAAAGGGAAATATTTCGGTCCATACCCGAACGTACAAGCAGCTAGAGAAACGAAAAAGCTGCTCGACCGTTTGTATCCTCTGAGAAAATGTGCCACCCTTCCTGATCGCGTCTGTCTCTATTATCATCTTGGGCAATGTCTAGCGCCATGTGTGTATGACATTTCAGAAGAAACAAATAAGCAGCTCGTGGACGAAATCACAAGGTTTCTAAACGGAGGGCATCAGCAAATCAAAAAAGAACTAAGCGAAAAGATGCAGGAAGCGGCGGAACAACTAGAGTTTGAGCGGGCAAAAGAACTGAGAGACCAAATCGCTTACATCGATTCAACGATGGAAAAGCAGAAAATGACGATGAGCGATTTATCAGATCGAGACGTCTTTGCATATGCCTATGACAAGGGATGGATGTGTGTCCAAGTCTTCTTCATTAGGCAGGGGAAATTGATTGAACGTGATGTCAGCTTGTTTCCTATGTATCAAGACCCCGAGGAAGAGTTCCTCACGTTTATGGGGCAGTTTTATGCAAAAAACAATCACTTTCTGCCGAAGGAAATTTTGGTGCCAGACAGTGTAGATCAAGAGATGATTGAACAATTGCTTGAGACGAACGTTCTCCAGCCGAAAAAAGGAAAGAAGAAGGATTTGCTTTTACTTGCCCATCAAAACGCCAAAATCGCCTTAAAAGAAAAATTTTCGCTCATTGAGCGTGATGAAGAACGGTCCATTGGTGCGGTGAAGCAGCTTGGAGATGCACTAAATATTTATATGCCGTACAGGATTGAGGCATTTGATAACTCGAATATTCAAGGTGCAGACCCGGTTTCTGCCATGGTCGTTTTTCAAGACGGGAAGCCATATAAAAAGGAATACCGAAAATACAAAATTAAAACCGTTGCAGGTCCAGATGATTATGCATCTATGCGTGAAGTCATTAGAAGACGATATACCCGTGTGTTAAAGGATGAGCTGCCGCTGCCAGATTTAATTTTAATTGACGGAGGAAAGGGACAGATCAATGCAGCCATAGATGTGCTTGAAAATGAATTGAACTTGTCTGTCCCAGTCGCTGGTCTTGTGAAAGATGAGAAGCACAGAACTTCGAATCTCATGATGGGCGATACACTTGAAATTGTTGCGCTGGAGCGGAATAGTCAGGCCTTCTATTTATTGCAGCGCATTCAAGATGAAGTGCACAGGTTCGCTATAAGCTTTCACCGACAGCTGCGCGGAAAAAATGCATTTCAATCTATTTTAGACGATGTACCAGGTATCGGAGAAAAGCGTAAAAAGCAGCTTCTCAAACATTTTGGCTCTGTGAAAAAGATGAAAGAAGCCTCTATCCAAGACTTTCAGGACGCTGGCATCCCGAAACAAACGGCCGAGCTTTTAATGGAAGCTTTAAAAAAATAG
- a CDS encoding aspartate kinase has protein sequence MGLIVQKFGGTSVGSTEKIRNAAERVIAEREAGHDVVVVVSAMGKSTDVLVDLAKELTDHPSKREMDMLLATGEQVTISLLTMALQAKGYDAISFTGWQAGMKTEQVHGNARIVDIDESRIKEELSAGKVVVVAGFQGIADEMHITTLGRGGSDTTAVALAAALKADKCDIYTDVPGVFTTDPRFVPAARKLAGISYDEMLELANLGAGVLHPRAVEFAKNYQVPLEVRSSIENEPGTLIEEESSMEQNLVVRGIAFEDQITRVTVCGLSSGLTTLSTIFTTLAKQNINVDIIIQSVTSTNQTSISFSVKTDDLSKTVEVLEEYKGALGYEQIETESKLAKVSIVGSGMVSNPGVAAEMFAVLAEKDIQVKMVSTSEIKVSTVVGRDDMVKAVEALHDAFDLSKVSAAAHS, from the coding sequence ATGGGACTAATTGTACAAAAATTTGGCGGAACGTCCGTTGGATCGACAGAAAAAATTCGCAATGCTGCAGAAAGGGTCATCGCTGAACGCGAGGCCGGACATGATGTCGTTGTGGTTGTGTCGGCAATGGGTAAATCAACGGATGTTCTAGTAGACCTAGCGAAAGAACTGACAGATCATCCAAGCAAAAGAGAAATGGATATGCTGCTCGCAACTGGAGAGCAAGTGACCATTTCCTTATTAACGATGGCGCTGCAAGCAAAAGGCTATGATGCCATTTCCTTTACAGGCTGGCAGGCTGGTATGAAAACAGAGCAGGTACATGGTAACGCAAGAATTGTGGACATTGATGAATCAAGAATAAAAGAAGAATTAAGTGCGGGGAAAGTAGTGGTTGTAGCAGGCTTCCAAGGCATTGCAGATGAGATGCATATCACAACGCTTGGACGTGGTGGATCAGATACGACAGCTGTGGCACTTGCTGCTGCACTAAAAGCGGATAAATGTGATATATACACAGATGTACCAGGTGTGTTTACGACAGATCCGCGTTTTGTACCGGCTGCGCGAAAACTTGCAGGTATTTCATACGATGAGATGCTCGAACTGGCTAATTTAGGAGCTGGCGTCTTGCATCCAAGAGCTGTCGAATTTGCGAAAAATTATCAAGTCCCACTAGAAGTCCGTTCTAGTATTGAAAATGAACCGGGTACGTTAATTGAGGAGGAATCATCCATGGAGCAAAATTTAGTCGTTAGAGGCATTGCATTTGAAGATCAGATTACACGTGTGACGGTGTGCGGTCTTTCAAGCGGACTTACAACATTATCGACCATCTTTACGACGCTTGCGAAGCAAAATATCAATGTCGATATCATCATTCAGTCCGTCACAAGCACCAATCAGACGTCCATTTCTTTCTCTGTGAAAACAGATGATTTGTCCAAAACAGTTGAAGTGTTAGAAGAATATAAAGGAGCGCTTGGTTACGAGCAGATCGAGACAGAAAGCAAATTAGCCAAAGTATCCATAGTTGGGTCTGGTATGGTCTCAAATCCAGGTGTAGCCGCAGAAATGTTCGCTGTGTTAGCGGAAAAAGATATTCAAGTGAAAATGGTCAGTACGTCTGAAATCAAAGTCTCAACAGTCGTTGGTCGTGATGATATGGTCAAAGCCGTTGAAGCACTGCATGATGCGTTTGATTTATCAAAGGTGAGTGCAGCTGCTCACTCTTAA
- a CDS encoding immunity 63 family protein: MKQILQKEELIKRIDTCLQKTSLPRDIYEPYIARPFQTSGFFDDLSPYIQIDPSGYILIQYERGIQMLHKRTKVADEVIYWILEDTIFLTVYIDLMRKHQVDNIQTHLPNDPSIHQQIVERVNDSFRAIGGLYEQWHHEGKRASIETPSKK, encoded by the coding sequence ATGAAGCAAATTCTGCAAAAAGAAGAACTGATTAAGCGTATTGATACTTGTCTTCAAAAGACATCACTGCCAAGAGACATATACGAACCGTATATTGCACGTCCATTTCAAACGTCAGGATTTTTTGATGATTTGAGTCCATATATTCAGATCGATCCGAGTGGTTATATCCTTATTCAATATGAACGTGGGATTCAAATGCTACATAAAAGAACAAAAGTGGCGGATGAAGTCATTTACTGGATTTTAGAAGATACGATTTTCCTCACGGTATACATTGACTTGATGAGGAAGCATCAAGTCGACAACATCCAGACACATTTACCAAATGATCCTAGTATCCATCAACAGATCGTGGAAAGAGTTAACGACTCATTTCGTGCAATCGGTGGATTATATGAACAGTGGCATCATGAAGGAAAAAGAGCTTCTATAGAAACACCGTCGAAAAAGTAA
- a CDS encoding TetR/AcrR family transcriptional regulator translates to MKQKRPKYMQIIDAAVVVIAENGYHQSQVSKIAKQAGVADGTIYLYFKNKEDILISLFKEKMGQFIERMETDIQKKPSAKEKLLLLIEEHFRMLAQNHHLALVTQLELRQSNLELRQKINEVLKGYLNMLESILAEGKKTGEFRQNLDVRLARQMVFGTIDETATTWVMNDQKYDLPSLAENVRDLLLNGIHQS, encoded by the coding sequence TTGAAGCAGAAAAGACCGAAGTACATGCAAATTATTGATGCAGCAGTTGTGGTGATTGCAGAAAATGGCTATCATCAATCACAAGTTTCAAAGATTGCGAAACAAGCAGGGGTGGCTGACGGAACCATTTATCTTTATTTCAAAAATAAAGAAGATATTCTGATCTCATTATTCAAAGAAAAAATGGGACAATTCATCGAACGGATGGAAACTGATATTCAAAAGAAACCGTCAGCCAAAGAAAAGCTGCTGCTGCTTATTGAAGAGCACTTCCGCATGCTTGCGCAAAATCATCATTTGGCTCTTGTGACACAGCTCGAACTCAGGCAGTCAAACCTTGAGCTGCGGCAAAAAATCAATGAGGTGCTGAAAGGGTATTTAAATATGCTCGAATCCATTCTAGCAGAGGGAAAGAAAACGGGAGAATTCAGACAAAATCTAGATGTTCGCTTAGCGAGACAAATGGTATTTGGGACGATTGATGAAACCGCTACAACATGGGTAATGAATGATCAAAAGTATGACCTGCCTTCACTTGCAGAAAACGTACGTGATCTACTCTTAAACGGAATACATCAATCTTAA
- a CDS encoding electron transfer flavoprotein subunit alpha/FixB family protein translates to MSKTVVVLGESRDGKLRNVTFEAIAAAHQVAEGGEVIGVLIGDDVKGQADELLYYGADHVMIVEHPHLSYYTSDGFAQALQAILDQVNPGAVLFGHTSIGKDLSPKIAARLQTGLISDAIDVSVTGEHLVFTRPIYSGKAFEKVISTDRLLLATIRPNNVAPLERDTSRSGEITPVSVDIQNLRTIVKEVIKKTSEGVDLSEAKVIVAGGRGVKSKEGFEPLNELAETLGAAVGASRGACDADYCDYALQIGQTGKVVTPDLYIACGISGAIQHLAGMSNSKVIVAINKDPEAEIFKIADYGIVGDLFEVVPLLNEELKKMNIHS, encoded by the coding sequence ATGAGTAAAACAGTTGTTGTACTTGGAGAAAGTCGTGACGGTAAATTAAGAAATGTGACATTTGAAGCCATTGCTGCGGCTCATCAAGTGGCAGAGGGCGGTGAGGTCATTGGCGTGTTAATAGGGGATGACGTCAAAGGCCAAGCGGATGAACTACTTTACTATGGAGCGGATCATGTCATGATTGTGGAGCATCCACATCTTTCTTATTATACGTCAGATGGTTTTGCGCAGGCGCTGCAAGCTATTTTAGATCAGGTCAACCCGGGTGCTGTACTCTTTGGCCATACGTCTATCGGAAAAGACCTGTCGCCGAAAATAGCTGCACGTTTGCAGACAGGCTTGATTTCAGATGCAATTGATGTAAGCGTTACCGGAGAACATCTCGTTTTCACTAGACCGATTTACTCTGGAAAAGCCTTTGAAAAAGTAATTTCAACAGATCGTCTGCTGTTGGCGACCATCCGGCCAAACAACGTGGCACCTCTTGAGCGGGATACCTCCCGAAGCGGAGAAATTACACCCGTTTCTGTCGATATTCAGAACCTGCGAACGATCGTGAAGGAAGTCATTAAAAAAACGTCAGAAGGTGTAGATTTATCTGAAGCAAAGGTCATCGTCGCCGGGGGACGCGGGGTGAAGAGTAAGGAAGGATTTGAACCGCTGAATGAACTCGCCGAAACGCTGGGCGCAGCAGTCGGTGCCTCTCGTGGCGCCTGTGATGCAGACTACTGTGATTATGCCCTGCAAATCGGCCAAACAGGGAAGGTCGTCACACCTGACCTTTATATTGCGTGCGGGATATCAGGCGCGATTCAGCATTTAGCTGGAATGTCTAACAGTAAAGTCATAGTGGCAATTAACAAAGACCCAGAGGCCGAGATCTTCAAAATTGCCGATTACGGAATCGTTGGTGACTTATTTGAAGTAGTGCCACTTTTAAATGAAGAATTAAAAAAGATGAATATCCACTCGTAA